From a single Alloactinosynnema sp. L-07 genomic region:
- a CDS encoding ArsA-related P-loop ATPase, which yields MTTPVVGWTEQLAHARLHVVTGKGGTGKTTVAAALALAIASSGKRVLLVEVEGRQGIAQLFDTRPLPYSEERVAATHGGGEVRALHIDVEAALLEYLGMFYNLGFAGRTLSRMGAIEFATTLAPGLRDVLLTGKLKECATRTDDTGRHHYDAVVLDAPPTGRIVKFLDVTKAMADLAKVGPIKGQSDGVVRLLHSADTAVHLVTLLEEMPVRETVEAVEELDGADLRPGAVIMNRVRPPRLPARSVTAAADGRVDATRVRNGLKSAGLKLSAEDLDGLVEETVEHAIRVQAEQRARNQLAEVDLSIVELPDLVDGIDMAALYELAEALIDQGVR from the coding sequence GTGACCACACCCGTCGTCGGCTGGACCGAGCAACTGGCCCACGCCCGTTTGCACGTGGTCACCGGCAAAGGGGGCACCGGCAAGACCACCGTCGCCGCCGCGCTGGCCCTGGCGATCGCGTCGAGCGGCAAGCGGGTGCTGCTGGTGGAGGTCGAGGGCAGGCAGGGCATCGCCCAGCTGTTCGACACCCGGCCGCTGCCGTACTCCGAGGAGCGGGTCGCCGCCACGCACGGCGGGGGCGAGGTCCGCGCGCTGCACATCGACGTCGAGGCCGCGCTGCTGGAGTACCTCGGGATGTTCTACAACCTGGGCTTCGCGGGCCGCACGCTCAGCCGGATGGGCGCGATCGAGTTCGCCACGACGCTGGCGCCGGGCCTGCGCGACGTGCTGCTCACCGGCAAGCTCAAGGAGTGCGCGACGCGCACCGACGACACCGGCAGGCACCACTACGACGCGGTGGTCCTCGACGCGCCGCCGACCGGCCGGATCGTGAAGTTCCTCGATGTCACCAAGGCCATGGCCGACCTGGCGAAGGTCGGCCCGATCAAGGGGCAGAGCGACGGCGTGGTGCGGTTGCTGCACTCGGCCGACACCGCCGTTCACCTGGTCACGCTGCTGGAGGAGATGCCGGTGCGCGAGACCGTCGAGGCCGTCGAGGAGTTGGACGGGGCGGACCTGCGGCCCGGCGCGGTGATCATGAACCGGGTGCGGCCGCCGCGGCTGCCCGCGCGGTCGGTCACCGCCGCCGCCGACGGCCGGGTCGACGCCACGCGGGTGCGCAACGGGCTGAAGTCGGCGGGGCTCAAGCTGTCCGCCGAGGACCTTGACGGCTTGGTCGAGGAAACCGTGGAGCACGCGATCCGGGTGCAGGCCGAGCAGCGCGCGCGAAACCAACTCGCAGAAGTCGACTTGTCGATAGTCGAGCTGCCCGACCTGGTGGACGGGATCGACATGGCCGCGCTCTACGAGCTGGCCGAGGCTCTGATCGACCAGGGTGTGCGATGA
- a CDS encoding ArsA family ATPase — translation MNLDVDALIDDPDTHVIVCCGSGGVGKTTTAAAVAVRAAERGRKVVVLTIDPAKRLAQALGLRELGNTPKSVQVDGFEPDGELSAMMLDMRRTFDDMVLAHAGEKRAQEVLANPFYKTISSSFSGTQEYMAMEKLGQLAAESRWDLIIVDTPPSRSALDFLDAPQRLSTALDGRMIKLLTGPARAGGWGIRKVVSTGFGLFARAVSTIVGGQLLADASAFVQAFDGMFGGFRERARKTYELLRSEGTAFVVVAAPEPDALREASYFVERLAAESMPLAGLIVNRTHPVLSALPASKALAAAENLETAGDSPLAAAVLRLHADRVALAQRERRLISRFTKAHPTVALVHVPAMATDVHDLAGLRTIGAKLGKD, via the coding sequence ATGAACCTCGATGTCGACGCGCTCATCGACGACCCGGACACCCACGTCATCGTCTGCTGCGGGTCCGGCGGCGTGGGCAAGACGACCACAGCGGCGGCCGTGGCGGTGCGCGCTGCCGAGCGCGGACGCAAGGTCGTGGTGCTGACGATCGACCCGGCGAAGCGGCTCGCCCAGGCCCTTGGCCTGCGGGAACTGGGCAACACGCCGAAGTCGGTCCAGGTCGACGGCTTCGAGCCCGATGGCGAGCTGAGCGCGATGATGCTGGACATGCGCCGCACGTTCGACGACATGGTGCTGGCGCACGCGGGTGAGAAGCGGGCGCAGGAGGTGTTGGCGAACCCGTTCTACAAGACGATCTCCAGCTCGTTCTCCGGCACCCAGGAGTACATGGCGATGGAGAAGCTGGGCCAGCTCGCCGCCGAGAGCCGCTGGGACCTGATCATCGTCGACACCCCGCCGTCCCGCTCCGCCCTGGACTTCCTCGACGCGCCACAGCGGCTGTCGACCGCGCTGGACGGCCGGATGATCAAGCTCCTCACCGGGCCCGCGCGCGCGGGCGGCTGGGGCATCCGCAAGGTCGTCAGCACCGGGTTCGGCCTGTTCGCGCGGGCCGTGTCGACCATCGTCGGCGGCCAGTTGCTGGCCGACGCGTCGGCGTTCGTGCAGGCCTTCGACGGCATGTTCGGCGGCTTCCGGGAACGCGCCCGCAAGACCTACGAGCTGCTGCGCTCGGAGGGGACCGCGTTCGTCGTCGTCGCCGCCCCGGAACCCGACGCCCTGCGTGAGGCCAGCTACTTCGTCGAGCGGCTCGCCGCGGAATCGATGCCGCTGGCGGGCCTGATCGTCAACCGGACCCACCCCGTGCTGTCGGCCCTGCCCGCCTCGAAAGCGCTGGCGGCCGCGGAGAACCTGGAGACGGCGGGCGACTCCCCGCTGGCCGCGGCCGTGCTGCGGCTGCACGCCGACCGGGTGGCGCTGGCCCAGCGGGAGCGCAGACTGATCTCCCGGTTCACCAAGGCCCACCCGACCGTCGCGCTGGTCCACGTCCCGGCGATGGCCACCGACGTGCACGACCTCGCCGGGCTGCGCACCATCGGCGCGAAACTCGGCAAGGACTAG
- a CDS encoding Gfo/Idh/MocA family protein produces MGDTVLRVGLVGAGPWAGKVHAPGIDGHSGTELTAVWARRPEAATGLGAPVVGGFDELLSIVDAVAFAVPPAAQAELAIKAARAGKHVILEKPIAESVESARRLADAVGEAGVASIVVFIRRFAPETREWLADVKAHGGWAGGNARWLSGALLGGDYSFSTWRHDGGALADVGPHVFDLLDAALGPVAEVIAARRTEPDLWNVVFGHESGATSTATLSMRLPTRPTVTEISVYGEPGYRELTGRATSAQDSFATLLDEFTALVRDGRADHPLSVHRGLAMQRLLAAVAARV; encoded by the coding sequence ATGGGTGACACCGTGCTGCGAGTCGGACTGGTCGGCGCTGGGCCGTGGGCGGGCAAAGTGCACGCGCCCGGGATCGATGGGCATTCGGGGACCGAGCTCACCGCGGTGTGGGCTCGGCGACCCGAGGCCGCGACGGGACTGGGCGCGCCCGTGGTCGGCGGGTTCGACGAGCTTTTGTCCATTGTGGACGCCGTCGCGTTCGCCGTGCCGCCCGCGGCGCAGGCCGAGTTGGCGATCAAGGCGGCGCGCGCGGGCAAGCACGTGATCCTGGAGAAGCCGATCGCGGAGTCGGTCGAGTCGGCGCGGCGGCTCGCGGACGCCGTCGGCGAGGCGGGTGTGGCCTCGATCGTGGTCTTCATCCGGCGGTTCGCGCCCGAGACTCGGGAATGGCTGGCCGACGTCAAGGCGCACGGTGGCTGGGCGGGCGGCAACGCGCGGTGGCTGTCCGGGGCGCTGCTGGGCGGTGACTACTCGTTCTCCACCTGGCGGCACGACGGTGGCGCGCTCGCCGACGTCGGGCCGCACGTGTTCGACCTGCTCGACGCCGCGCTCGGGCCGGTCGCCGAGGTGATCGCCGCCCGGCGGACCGAGCCCGACCTGTGGAACGTGGTGTTCGGCCACGAGAGCGGCGCGACCAGCACGGCCACGCTCTCGATGCGGCTGCCCACCCGACCGACGGTCACCGAGATCTCCGTCTACGGCGAGCCCGGCTACCGCGAGCTCACGGGGCGCGCGACCAGCGCGCAGGACTCGTTCGCCACGCTGCTCGACGAGTTCACCGCCCTCGTCCGCGACGGGCGTGCCGACCACCCGCTGAGCGTCCACAGGGGACTCGCCATGCAGCGGCTGCTAGCCGCCGTGGCAGCGCGGGTCTAG
- a CDS encoding WhiB family transcriptional regulator — translation MHLETKVDWRVRATCRDEDPDGLFVRGAEQRKAKLVCIACPVRTECLAEALDNRIEFGVWGGMTERERRALLRRRPDVDSWRELLDDARRSHTYDDEDIRVG, via the coding sequence ATGCATCTCGAAACGAAGGTCGACTGGCGAGTCCGCGCGACATGCCGGGACGAGGATCCGGACGGGCTTTTCGTCCGCGGGGCCGAGCAGCGCAAAGCGAAGCTGGTGTGCATCGCGTGTCCGGTCCGCACGGAGTGTCTGGCCGAGGCGCTGGACAACCGGATCGAGTTCGGCGTGTGGGGCGGCATGACCGAGCGGGAGCGCCGCGCGCTGCTGCGCCGCAGGCCGGATGTGGATTCCTGGCGCGAGCTCTTGGACGACGCGCGCCGCAGCCACACATACGACGACGAGGACATCCGAGTCGGCTAG
- a CDS encoding RidA family protein produces MSWRERLTELGIELPTVPAPAGAYIPAVRTGSLVYTAGQVPFVDGKVVATGKVGGDISPEQGADLARICALNALAAVDNLVGINAVTRVVKLVGFVASAEGFGGQPGVINGASNLIGEIFGDAGLHARSAVGVAELPLNVPVEVELIVEVA; encoded by the coding sequence ATGAGCTGGCGCGAGCGTCTCACCGAGCTGGGCATCGAGCTGCCCACCGTGCCCGCGCCCGCCGGGGCCTACATCCCGGCGGTGCGCACCGGTTCGCTGGTCTACACCGCGGGCCAGGTCCCGTTCGTCGACGGCAAGGTCGTCGCGACGGGCAAGGTCGGCGGCGACATCAGCCCAGAACAGGGTGCCGACCTGGCCCGGATCTGCGCGCTGAACGCGCTGGCCGCGGTGGACAACCTGGTCGGCATCAACGCGGTGACCAGGGTGGTCAAGCTCGTCGGCTTCGTGGCCTCCGCCGAGGGCTTCGGCGGGCAGCCGGGCGTGATCAACGGCGCGTCGAACCTGATCGGCGAGATCTTCGGCGACGCGGGCCTGCACGCCCGCTCGGCCGTCGGCGTCGCGGAGCTGCCACTGAACGTGCCGGTCGAGGTCGAGCTGATTGTCGAAGTCGCATGA
- a CDS encoding peptidoglycan-binding protein: MAGEILLRTGSTESDWVTYLQQLLRSEGYWDGEDTGVFDDALDAAVRNYQTAMNMQVDGVVGRQTWGGLRDHVSLEPGPPDPADGTGDGDGDQAGWQAGEVDHGVVHITQQSEATCWAAAIAMIINYRDGSDFDDHTLCDHVGLDRDGATVAEVDQALAQVDMHLIAPACFTPDGWLQLLDNGPKGVIVPGAPWHRIVIAGAKTDGTPEGTWLHVLDPAGGDSWQSYEDVEEQFEAGAPRSNNIFGY, encoded by the coding sequence ATGGCTGGCGAAATCCTTCTGCGCACCGGGTCGACCGAGTCCGACTGGGTGACCTATCTGCAACAGCTCCTCCGCTCGGAGGGCTACTGGGACGGCGAGGACACCGGCGTGTTCGACGACGCGCTCGACGCTGCCGTCCGTAACTATCAGACCGCGATGAACATGCAGGTCGACGGGGTTGTCGGTAGGCAGACCTGGGGTGGCCTGCGCGACCACGTTTCCCTCGAACCCGGTCCGCCCGACCCCGCCGACGGCACCGGCGACGGCGACGGGGACCAAGCGGGGTGGCAGGCGGGCGAGGTCGACCACGGCGTCGTGCACATCACGCAGCAGAGTGAGGCGACCTGCTGGGCCGCGGCCATCGCGATGATCATCAACTACCGGGACGGGTCCGACTTCGACGACCACACACTCTGCGATCACGTCGGTCTGGACCGCGACGGCGCGACCGTCGCGGAGGTCGACCAGGCGCTCGCGCAGGTGGACATGCACCTGATCGCACCCGCGTGCTTCACGCCAGACGGGTGGCTTCAGCTGCTGGACAACGGGCCCAAGGGCGTGATCGTGCCCGGCGCGCCGTGGCACCGGATCGTCATCGCGGGTGCCAAGACCGACGGGACGCCCGAGGGCACATGGCTGCACGTGCTCGACCCCGCGGGTGGCGACAGCTGGCAGAGCTACGAGGACGTCGAGGAGCAGTTCGAGGCCGGGGCGCCGCGCTCGAACAACATCTTCGGCTACTGA
- a CDS encoding DUF4177 domain-containing protein: MTKWEYATVPLLIHATKQILDQWGEDGWELVTVLPGPTGESLVAYLKRPKGA, encoded by the coding sequence ATGACGAAGTGGGAGTACGCGACCGTGCCACTGCTGATCCACGCGACCAAGCAGATCCTCGACCAGTGGGGCGAGGACGGCTGGGAGCTGGTCACCGTGCTGCCCGGTCCGACCGGTGAGTCGCTGGTCGCCTACCTCAAGCGTCCCAAGGGAGCCTGA